ACAGTTTTTGTTTATCACACCGTAACGTCGTGTTGAAAAGTGTTATTGTGCATTTTCTCTTACATTGTGCAGTCTAATCGGCTGTGTGAAAAGCCTGCACAcacgtgcatgcacacacagtcgCTGGGGAATTGGCGGTAAGAGCAGAAATGCAAAATCCCCCTTCACGTTCACAGAGCAGCTCTGCCATTCAGCTAACTACATGCAAAATCTCCTCAGGGAAGGAAAATCTGGCTCTGCATCTGGCCACCAGATCCTTCGTTGCCACTCTCCCAAGGAATTCCTCCTTCCCACTTCGCCGCATAGGTCTTTTCCATGTCACATTCTGCCTTTTTTGAGACATGCGGTTGCCCTGATGACAGCAAAGTCTCTAATGGATAGTATGCAAAGCCTCAGCGAGCAGATCGGACATAAAATATCACAAGCCAAACAGGATGCAGGGAGTTATTCTGGTGCATAGACACAGCATTTCCCACTGACAAGAATCAAGACGCAGAATAACGGACATTTTCGATACTCTGTTCGCTCAGTCTctcaaaccccccccccctccaaaaaaaaaagtccatcaAGAAACCATTTGATAAGAATCAAATGAAAAGGAGTGAATTCTGAATAGTAGCAGCTTTCTGACAAAGTGCTTTAAACACACTTTCATGAAAATTATTTCATTCAAAGAAATGCAAATCCCGACTAATGACATGTGCCTGAATAGAAAAAAGCTCCAGCGGCAGCAAAACCACAGACGCCTGGTGCGCCCTATTGTGGCTGTAACAATGCGGCACTAGTATTCTATCAATTTTCACAGGACTGAAGATCaatttttctgctgttttaaaaGGTAACATAATAAACAGTGACAATACGGGGCTGTAAGCTGATCAAGTGTGTGCAGTACACGGGCCACTTTTCTTCCTACACTGAATAGCtataatgttatgctaacaaaAGGTGGAAGACTGCACACTGGATTCCTGTTTGACAGCAGCAGAGACAAGTTGACATTCAGATTTATTCGAATGCACCGAGGAATCACTTTGAATGTCACTTTGCAGGCACTTTTTTGGACCCGCTCCACACTGACATGTAAAGTACACCACGGCGAAGCTGTGAAAATTAAAACCTCACCCTGTAGGGTCCGAACagcctcttcttcacctctaaGCGGTACTCTCTCGCTTTGTCTTCATCGCTCATGTCTGTCGCTCTGAGGCGTAGGATTTCATAAACTCGCCTGGCATGTTTCTGCAGACAATAAAAAACAAGataattattttcatttaattactttcaaaataaatcatTACGCCTCAACAGGAGTCAAACACACTTCCCAGCTGAATGGCTACAGGAAGTCCTAAGCAGTTACGGGCaggttgtaaaagaaaaaaacagaaaaaacaaaaatatgatatgatatgcAGCAGCATCAAAGAACAGAGAACTGAGTAGCATTTAGAGCAAAGGAACAAAATGAGTTGCTACTATGCTATATACTATACTAGTATAGgcagtatttatgtatttttgggAGGTCATTTCTCAGTAAGTAAATAAAGCGTGCAAACTGATTTGCTAACATTTGCAACCGTGCACATATTTAACagcggaaaagaaaaaaagcatatcTCAGTTTTTGTATTTGATACTGAAATGAACTGCCTGCGTCTGTGTTTGGAGCCCTATTCAACATATTGAATATTTATCTGATACTGGACTGTGGCGCAGCCGCTTTTAAGCTCCTCCCTCTTTTTAACGCAACTGTCTTCGGATTTGCTTCCACTGGCAAATAGAAggtttgtgcatgtgtctgAGGCTGCTGTGTTCCCACACAGATCTGAGAGTAGAGAAAACCCCCAGAAACGGAGCATTTAGTGCAGTCTGAAGTGATGACTTGTACAACGCTGACcacattattttaatatttttcccATCCATTATTGTAACAGTGCATATATGGCAGGAAACAGAGAATAGCAGGACTAAGGCACTAAACTCTGTGCTTTCAGAGACTTTTCCACACCTCTggtaacaacaaataaaatcttTTTGGATCTCTGCTctaaaaaaagtaataaacatAACAAAGGTCATCAAACCTTTTCTTCCTCACTAATAAAACTCAATTTTGCAAACCTATCACAGCTGCACCCTCATACGGCACCTTGTTAATTTTCAGCTTGTCTTGCGCCTCTTTGATCATGTCAGCTGAGAAGCCGAGGTGCAGCTTGTCTACAGCGAAGGATGGCAGGCCCTGACAAAGCTTCACCAGCACGTAGTCTCTCAGCTTCACATAGTTCTCAGAGGGGTCTTCAGCTGTGAACAGACAAAAACCACAATAAGACTCAAATGAGCTGATGGTGTTAATCTGATTTTTCAACACCCCTGACACAGATggcctggttcaatcccagtgtgTTAAGATAGAGGAGGAGTGAAAGAAACAACAATATACTTCACACCTTGGAACTTTTCAAAGTAGAAATATGGCAAAAAACCAGAGGAACTGTTAGCAGGAACCCTTCTTCCTATTCACTGCTAAACTTTTAAGTTCTGTCTTGAATAGGTTTTCATTCTGAAAAGAAAAGGCTGGGATGCCTCTTTAGTATTCACCCTCCATCTCCATGCAAAGCATCTATTTCGATCCAACTAGTTTCAATAGAGCACATTCTGGTATACGAGCCAGCCCTCCAAATTAACTCACCGTCTGGATCCACCAACTGCAGAGAAAAATCGTTTAAACTGTTCGTGGGTGACGCCTGGATCTTAGATTAAATGTTTATCCCACCTTCTTCAACATAGTAATTGCGTtttaaaggggggggggggatagataaataaaaataagtaagATGCTCACCTGTGATGTCTTGCACTTTGGGCAAGCTGCAATAAAATCTGTGTACTGCCTCCAGAAGCTGAGCTCCGTGACCTTCTCCTTGGAACGGAGGCAGGATCAGCATTTGGCTGTTTAGTTAAAGgtcagacacagacacaaatataaatgccaaaaaaaggaaaagaaaacaagaagaaaacaggTTTCTTCagaatttgttgtttttctcagcaggagcagattcGCTTTGATTGAAAGCAGAAAATAATACACGGATCCATCAATgcaacaaatcaaatcaaatcaaaagctTATCTATAAAGTTGTTTTCAGATACAAATCACCCTGGTTTGGTACTGAAACAAAATCTGGTTGAATAGTTGGCTATATAAGCCAGTAATTTGGGCTCTTTGGGAAGAGGATAAAGAAATGTATAATTTTCCACTCCTTTCTCGTACAAAAGAATGGGAAGGCACGTGCTGCCCCGGCAATTACCTTACACGTGGTCGGGTTTTGTCTGGGTATACGTAGTAATTATAAACTGTCATGTAGCCAACAGTTGCGTAGAGAGTCTCCCCATCTTTATTGTACTTTTCAAATCTGCAGataaaacacaaaggaaaacagGTCAATTACAGGCACACTCCCATGCAGTGTCCATTTTAGCCTCTCTGTTCCCGTGCCAACCCTGACCCCCCTGACATCAGCACGTTGGAGCAGCCAGCGCCGCGATTGGTACACCTGCTGCAACCTGAATACATTATGCACTTAATTGGAGTACTGCAACTTAGAGGAAGAGAAGAGGTTGGAGGACGGACTGAGCTCCTCAAACTCACTTCAGCCCATTTTCCCCATTGTAACCATTAATAGGTGCCAGGGTAAAGAAAACACTGGCAGAGGCTCTTTTTACTGTTAAGACATTGTTCAGTATTTCAAAAGACAACAGTATTCAATTCAGCTCTTGCCCCTGAAAAATCTGAAAAGGCCTTCTGGCACAAAGGAAGCTCTTCCCTGATCAACAATTCTCCTACCGGGGGGAAATATAATCAAACTGGCATGGTAATTGGTCACAAGCGCCTCAAAGGGGGGCTTTGTTTTTCAATGACACAATAAAAGCTGCGGGCTAGagctctgtgtgcgtgtgtgtgcggggGGTTGATGTCAATTAAGGAGGGCACTCACACAAGAAAGAAGTCCCAACGATCGTCGTCTGCGTCAATGAAACTGGCAGTCTCTATGAACCACATGAGGAAGGTCTGCAAGCGCTCGTGGTACTCCCGGAATCCCGGGCAGGTAACCTCAGCCTGTGGGGGCGAATGCAGCGAAAATAAGAGGGTTTAAATCTCATCTGCATCGCTGTGATGCAAAACTATCCGCCAGATGAAAAAGCAAGCTGATTTTAAAACCTAAAAGGCTTTGCGGGTTTGCTTTGATGACTTTTTTGGTCCCCCACCTTGTGAATCTGGTACGTGAGTTCTCCCGCCTCCTCGCTGTGGACCGTGTACGTGTGAAGCAGGGTGCCGAAGGGCTTGAAATTGGCCTCCTTCTCCAGCAGTGAGATGAAGTCATCGGTGTTGCAGGTGAACCCAGCAGGAATGATTTCCCGAATTTTCCCCTCGACGTCATCAGcctggagaaagaaaaaaaaaacccaaaaacaataaaacacaaggtgAACACATTTAGCGATTCAACACCTAATCTCGCCTATCTCTGCATCTTTCCCGtatttatacatatatgtatatattggcGCTAAACCAGAGTGGTGTCGTTTATGTAGCTGAATAATCATAAAACTTCAGGAAAAAGTTGACGTCTACAAACACGTCGAGGGTTTCGAGTTTGATCCTAGGGGACTTTTCCGAGTGGTAATTTTTGTCGTTGAAAAAGAGTGCAATATATCCCGCAAACTCCAACCGGGAGCATACGTGTTTGGCGCCAAtgaaaagaaaaccattagGCAATTAAAACTGTCAGCTGAGCAGACCACAGCAGCACCCTCCTCCCTCCCGCCCCTCCACGATGAAAAGCCCACTTAAATCAGTACATTTACTACTTATGTTAAACCATGAATATGTGATGAAGTTGCCACAATAAACGCATTTCTGCTTCTCACTGGGAAATAAAATCTTATGAATTGATCTCAACTTAACAAACCTTTGGGCATCCATAATAGAGGCCTCTCCTCTAATCCTGCCAAGTGAACCCAATCAAATGAATTTGCCCCTGCGTTTTCAAAGAGCCTCCGAGACAAAGAGGTCCTACCCTTGGACTTTTTACTCAGTGCAACGTGTGGTTAGTTCAGCTGTAATGTTTGCATTGTATCCATTTCCACAAGGATTGACATGAGAACACTTTGCTAAGCAGCCCTTTCACACCATTTACATGTGTGATGGGCATTATTTCAGCACAGAGACCCTTGCTGCTCAGCATTGAAAACTGGGAAATGAAGAAGGTCTGAGCAAAATGCACTACAAAAGGCTAATACAACATACTGCTAATTCCCCCCTTTCAGACATCAGCTAATATCTAACTGGAAGTAATGCACCTGCAGCTGAATGCCTCTTAGCCATTGTAATTGTTCGGCCACATTTCTAGGGAACAAGGACCACACTTAAAAGGCCATGGACAAACAAGTCTCTTTGTGCTGGCCACTCTCTTACATACTAGACACTAAATTGCACAGCCTTCCAGAATAGATGCTTTAGTTTGGCATGAATATAACTTAATAATGTTCCTTTAGAACACTTTGTTAATGTCTTTGATTTCTAACAAGAAGCACAAAGGGAGCACAAACCACCTAATTTGTTGTGTCGGCATTATTCCATCTCTTTAATCCAATCCTGAGGCCGTGCCACGCTGAACATTTGCAGTCATTTTTCTGTTTACAGTCAAAGTGTTACACATTAACGTGGATTATGAGGCTAATATAAAACTATTAGAGGTATTCAGCAATTTCCTATAGTTACCAGCCTGCGTGGAACAAACATCTGGTActacatttgtttttcttctgggAAAAGTCCAGCAGTATGGCGGGTGGGGGGTGTGGGGGGGTTTGGACTGATTTAAAGGGGAGAAAGGTGAGTTTTGATCAGTCTTGTATCAGCGTGGCAGCTGCATCAACTCCATCTCAGCCTCCCCTCGTTTCTCACCAGCTGCACCGCACCCCGACCGTCCACACGCACTCAGAGACAAACACTCTTCAGATGCAGCCTGAACTCTGCTGCTCCCCTCGCACTCTGCCTCTACACCAGCTGCACTCAAACCCTTAACAAGGTGAACACTCAGGGGTCAACACCAAGTAGAGGCACACACACTGCCATCACATTTCACGTCTGAATATCGGCTTTAAAAAACAGGTAATGGCTGtcttttacctttaaaaaacgTAAATtggttgcctttttttttttgggggggggggggatttgccTGAGAGGAAAGAAATCATGTCTGTATATACCATATGAGGTTATTTATAATTTCACcgcatgcacagacacaccaaACTAAGTTATACCAGCACTTCCACTACCACCAGTTGAAGGCCACATTGTCCAGTAGCGAAGCCCCCCTGCTGCTTGCAGACAAGACAGATGTCCCCCAGTTGAATCATTTGACCTCAGTAGGGGCCCTTGCTAATTCTGGTATTCATTTTGCATGTTTGACAGCGTGAGGAAATATTCAAAGCTGCCAGTGGCCTTTTGTGAAGTctcagaggaagaagagaaccCAGGACAAGCATTTCGCTTTACTGTCCGCTTTTGTCCAAATACTGGCTGTTCATATGTAAATAACTCTGActggcaattaaaaaaaaagggaaaaagaaaaagaaatggcagGAAACTTTACATACTAAGCAGACGAGAGTTAAAATTAACTATAAAGTCATCAGCAGCCGTCGTTAGATAAAACAAGCATCTCCTTTTTTGATACGTTTACACACATTCGGCCTCAAGGAGCTCAACTGTCAATAACTCGAGCAATAATTCACTCCTACAAATACGTGTACGATATATCCAACCGGGTCACATTACTCCCCCTGCTGATTCCATTACAGAAAGCTCTAAAAATCAATGCCTCGTGTTGGACCCCCGCTTATACAACCATTCTCTTCAGAGGGAGGAGTGGGATTAGCGCAGACACACAGGGGACCGTGGTGTGATGAGATTTAGTCTAACAAAACAGGAGATCTCTAACTGGAATAATGTCACGCTCTCCCCTCCGGGAGAGGCTGCGAGGGCCCTCTGTTAAAGCGCCTTAGGTTTATCTGCTTCCCTTAAAGTGTAATCGATCGCACAATTAGGGAGGAAACGCCTCAGGGAAGCTGCCTCGTGTTGGTCTATGAAAATTACAGCCTGATTTGTTAAAAAGTTCAGATTAATAAGGACATCTTTTGTGCCATACTTTGATATGTTGAGCTGTTTTTTTGATATGTtttgacaaataaaataaaatcctgtTCCATTTACGCTTTTCCCGTCACCTGCTGTTAgttcaaaacacacaaattatACGTGACACGGGGTATCGAATCTAACATTCGCAAAACTACTGTCAAAAATACAATACATGTCTCCCCCCCTTCTCAGATTAACAGAAATGCGTCGTAGGCGCTTCAGATCTTTTACACAGTTTTCTACTGTTTACCAAAGTGGATTCAGAGAGGAGCTGAGTTGACTTGTTTGTTTACAGAGGAAATTTAGGACTCTTTTAAGACGCTCGTAAGACAGCTTTAAATTTAAGACTATGTGTGATGGAAGCAGGCATCACAAATTAAACTAGAATCTAAATACAGGAAGGTGAAATCAAAGTTAACTTCGAGACGAAGTTGCAGTTTCAGCTATTTGTTTTTGCTATTTCAAAAAATGATAAACTTGTATGAATAAACTGCGAATGTGTATCCTTTTCAAAAATTGAACTGAAAGAATCAGTTTGAATTTGATGACGTCATCTAGTTTTgttcaaataaaaatacagttgtTGTTCGACACGATGTCCCAGGCTGGCAGCCTGGCTAGCAACACCTTCCTCTTTATCATTATCAGAGTTTCCATCAGTGGACTGCAAGCCTAGCTGGTCATAAAGTGACCCAGTGAAAGCCTAACGCACAGaggctttttcttttatttctttttacattttttttgcataaaatgtAACTAATGCGTCTTATCAGGTAACTGTTACTGTTAAAGGACAGAACAAACTGTCCTTTCAGGCTGTAAGCAGTTTTGTACCACACCCACCCAACATGCTAAAGTGTGATTACCGCGTTAGCGTGTTCACATCCACCCAAACGAACCGGACCGATTCAAACGGTATACAGTGTTAATTTTAACAGCaaactttgattttgttttagtCAAATTTTAGTTACCTAAGCTGTTCTACTTTTAGTCTCGATTTAGATGAGTGTAAGATTATAGCGGACTAAATCAACAACAATTGAGCCACATGGTTTATGAAGATTCTTATTGTAGGTGACATCAAATGCAAAACATTTCCATATGTCTACTCTCCTCCTCCCGGGTGTTGACATTGTGTCGTGCTTCCATGAAACAGGGAGCATGGGAGGTAGCAGTACCCACCCTGTTTGTATGGGGGAAATCAAATGTGCACATCAAACCTTACTGCACAAGATTACTTCGACTCAAAGTGTTTTTGTTGAGTGATTGTGTATACAGtttacaaaaaggaaaaagaatggAAACGCAAAAACTGGTTACATTGAATAGAGAGCAGAACTTCTCACGTTAGAGCATAGGCAAAAGAAAAGTTAACAAAACACCACAACCCGGAAGGGGTGATTGATACTAACAAGACCTTTCATTACAAACCACACAGAAGttagctgcaacatcactgagcTTCACATTCCcattaacacagacacacatcagACCTCTACGGAATAAGCAAATCTGTTAGTCAGCAGGAACATCCTTAAATTCAAGGTTAGAGAAGTTTGACAGAAGAAGACCCCAGATTTTATCATATGTGCCCTTTTGGTTCTGGATGGAGCAGTGGCTCTTTTCAAGACTGAGACACGACATAAGATCAGCAAGCCACTGAA
This window of the Maylandia zebra isolate NMK-2024a linkage group LG16, Mzebra_GT3a, whole genome shotgun sequence genome carries:
- the hat1 gene encoding histone acetyltransferase type B catalytic subunit, with product MADVNTMEKKLAEYKCDTNEAISLKLVRFPEDVDDDSTTFHPEYSHQVFGDDEVAFGYKGLQIQLFYAAGNLSTLFKVKYTSKVTETFDCVEADDVEGKIREIIPAGFTCNTDDFISLLEKEANFKPFGTLLHTYTVHSEEAGELTYQIHKAEVTCPGFREYHERLQTFLMWFIETASFIDADDDRWDFFLVFEKYNKDGETLYATVGYMTVYNYYVYPDKTRPRVSQMLILPPFQGEGHGAQLLEAVHRFYCSLPKVQDITAEDPSENYVKLRDYVLVKLCQGLPSFAVDKLHLGFSADMIKEAQDKLKINKKHARRVYEILRLRATDMSDEDKAREYRLEVKKRLFGPYRKNQRELAKMRKCLRPEELVSHMSQMDTQTQHEELEKSYQDVVEDYRRIIERLASQA